From one Nothobranchius furzeri strain GRZ-AD chromosome 2, NfurGRZ-RIMD1, whole genome shotgun sequence genomic stretch:
- the LOC139066246 gene encoding general transcription factor II-I repeat domain-containing protein 2A-like — translation MSNSDLNDVMATVAKIVNFIVKRSALTHRQFQSLLEEMESSCKDIPLHCAVRWLSCGKVRERFVDCFDVVKTFLNEKGQRYPELEDERWVEKLFFLADITGHLNELNLKLQGAGQTVLDMRDTWEAFVGKLEVFLKDVEASTFRLFKHLRELSAQCSISTTAIHECIRRLQTEFTTRFQDFQLYGPLFSFLIRPESFGNQLDLSLFNFLDTDDMEMQLTELKSSTLWGTTFAELRQQLESTAVHDHGACIFSCWTSLPNRFNCLKNIAQALLTVFGSTYLCEQIFSHMSVLSASRSRLTAGHSETCVLLKVTKCEPQITELANAKQGQKYH, via the coding sequence ATGTCAAATTCAGATCTTAATGATGTCATGGCCACAGTGGCAAAAATTGTGAACTTCATAGTTAAGCGATCTGCTTTGACTCACCGCCAATTCCAGTCTCTGCTCGAGGAGATGGAAAGCTCATGCAAAGACATCCCACTCCACTGTGCTGTTAGATGGCTTAGCTGTGGAAAGGTTCGGGAACGATTTGTGGATTGTTTTGATGTGGTaaaaacatttctgaatgaaaaggggcaaAGATATCCTGAACTtgaagatgagaggtgggttgaaAAACTTTTTTTCCTGGCAGATATAACTGGACACCTGAACGAGCTTAATCTCAAACTGCAGGGAGCAGGTCAAACTGTTTTGGACATGCGTGACACTTGGGAAGCTTTTGTTGGAAAGCTGGAAGTTTTTTTAAAGGATGTTGAAGCTTCCACATTCCGCCTCTTCAAACACCTCAGGGAGCTGTCTGCTCAGTGCAGCATCAGCACCACAGCAATTCATGAATGCATCCGAAGACTCCAGACAGAATTCACAACGCGTTTTCAGGACTTTCAGTTGTATGGACCATTGTTTTCTTTTCTGATCAGACCAGAGAGCTTTGGTAATCAGCTGGATTTGTCCCTCTTTAACTTTCTGGATACAGACGACATGGAAATGCAGCTGACTGAACTGAAAAGCTCAACTCTGTGGGGGACAACGTTTGCAGAACTACGGCAGCAGCTGGAGTCCACAGCTGTGCATGATCATGGAGCTTGCATTTTCAGTTGCTGGACATCACTACCAAACAGGTTTAACTGTCTCAAGAACATTGCACAGGCTTTATTGACAGTATTTGGTTCTACATATCTGTGTGAGCAGATTTTCTCTCACATGAGTGTCCTCAGTGCCTCCCGTAGCCGTCTAACTGCTGGACATTCAGAGACCTGTGTGCTCCTGAAAGTTACTAAGTGTGAACCCCAGATAACTGAACTAGCAAATGCAAAGCAGGGGCAGAAATATCATTAG